In Parcubacteria group bacterium ADurb.Bin159, the sequence CCTGCTTTTTTGGTTCGGGGATTATAAAACCCAAGATCTTCTAAAAAATCTCCCCAAGGGTCTTTATGTTTTTCTAAAACAATAAGACGAAAATGAGATTGTTTTTTCTTCCCTTTTCGGGAAAAACGGATAGACAACATAAAAATATATCAAAACTAAAATCTCAAAAATTTTTCGAAACTCCTGTTCTCACAAAATTTCAAAATTCAAAATTAAAAATTTTTTGATTTTGACATTTAATTTATATTCTACTCTATTTACTTCTAATGTCAATACCTTCTTTTTATTCCTCTCGTTTAATATTCGCCCCCAAGGCTTGTAATTTTTTTTCTATATTCTCATAGCCTCTATCAATAATTTCTCCCTGAGAAATAGTAGTTTCCCCCCGAGCGATTAAACCAGCAATAATTAAAGTAGCACCTGCCCTTAAATCTAAACTTCTAATATCAGTACCATAAAGAGGAGTTGGACCGGTAATAATTGTGCGATGCGGGTCAGCAAGAATGGCATTCGCCCCCATTTTGATTAATTCATTAATATATCCCATTCTTCCTTCATATAACGGATCATGAATTAAGCTTGTTCCTTGGGCTTGAGTAGCTAATAAGCCAAAAAGCGCTTGTAAATCCGTGGGAAAACCCGGATAAGGCAAAGCTTGTAAATGAAATGGGTTTAATTTGTGAGTAGGATAAATATAAAGATGATTAGATTTTATTTTAAAAGAAACACCAATTTGACGAAGTTTTAAAAGAATAATATCTAAATGTTCTTCGATTACCGGATTTATGTCTACTTCTCCCTTAGTTAAAATAGCCGCTACTGCAAAAGTGCCGATCTCTATTTGATCGGGAATGTTTTTTTGTTTTGTCCCCTTTAAAGAATCGTTTCCTCTAATCATTAAATTATGAGTTCCTAAACCCTTAATCTTCACTCCCATTTTAATAAGCATTTTCCCTAAAATCTGAATATGCGGTTCGGCAGCAGCTAATTTTATAATTGATTCTCCTTTTATTCTTGAGGCAAGCATTAAAAGATTTTCTGTAGCGGTTACAGAAAATTCAGGTAAAACAACAGTCGCTTTTTTAATGTTCTCCGCTTTAAAATGATATAAATGCCCTCTTTGTTTTATCTTCACCCCAAAAGATTCAAATCCTAATAAATGAGTATCAATAGGCCGGCTGCCGATGATGCAACCTCCCGGTTCAGGCAGCTCGATTTCACCAAAACGACTTATTAATGGGCCAATTAAAAGAATGGAAGAACGCATTTCTCTA encodes:
- the murA gene encoding UDP-N-acetylglucosamine 1-carboxyvinyltransferase — translated: MSKFIIQGPVKLRGQVKISGAKNAATPLLAATLLTKEPCFLDNIPRIADVLKMIEILQSMGAEVSFLGPHKLRICCRKINPSKINQNLIREMRSSILLIGPLISRFGEIELPEPGGCIIGSRPIDTHLLGFESFGVKIKQRGHLYHFKAENIKKATVVLPEFSVTATENLLMLASRIKGESIIKLAAAEPHIQILGKMLIKMGVKIKGLGTHNLMIRGNDSLKGTKQKNIPDQIEIGTFAVAAILTKGEVDINPVIEEHLDIILLKLRQIGVSFKIKSNHLYIYPTHKLNPFHLQALPYPGFPTDLQALFGLLATQAQGTSLIHDPLYEGRMGYINELIKMGANAILADPHRTIITGPTPLYGTDIRSLDLRAGATLIIAGLIARGETTISQGEIIDRGYENIEKKLQALGANIKREE